In Arthrobacter sp. B3I9, the following are encoded in one genomic region:
- a CDS encoding MarR family winged helix-turn-helix transcriptional regulator: MSRDREPNLRGSYRLLATAARLVQRRQDEALAPLGLTRAAVIALEAVAPRPLNQEQLAAKVHVQSQTLGRVLARLESQGLVTRTRSETDRRQLQVELTEAGTAALDAARKSEVNAFPATMDAEGWEILQQQLARFVDSLQRPSPGPQGGPGKPGSAQPGPAQPGPAQPGPAQPGQSTERTLDAAGHRHFATGQDSAGLDITDGY, encoded by the coding sequence ATGAGCCGCGATCGTGAACCGAACCTCCGGGGCAGCTACCGCCTGCTGGCCACGGCGGCCCGATTGGTTCAGCGCCGCCAGGACGAAGCCCTGGCACCCCTGGGTCTGACCCGCGCGGCCGTTATCGCCCTGGAGGCTGTCGCCCCGCGCCCGTTGAACCAGGAACAGCTGGCAGCGAAAGTACACGTGCAGAGCCAGACTCTCGGCAGGGTCCTGGCCCGCCTGGAATCCCAGGGGCTCGTCACCAGGACCCGCAGCGAAACCGACCGGCGCCAGCTTCAGGTGGAGCTGACGGAGGCGGGAACGGCGGCCCTGGATGCCGCCCGCAAGTCGGAGGTCAACGCTTTTCCGGCGACAATGGACGCCGAGGGGTGGGAGATCCTCCAGCAACAACTGGCACGGTTCGTCGATTCCCTGCAGCGTCCGTCGCCGGGCCCGCAGGGGGGTCCCGGGAAACCGGGCTCCGCGCAACCGGGCCCTGCCCAGCCGGGTCCCGCGCAACCGGGTCCCGCCCAACCGGGCCAGTCTACGGAACGTACGCTGGACGCGGCCGGGCACCGGCATTTCGCGACGGGCCAAGACTCTGCGGGATTGGACATAACTGATGGTTACTGA
- a CDS encoding PRC and DUF2382 domain-containing protein — protein sequence MLAKEHIDDLLQRNGNIVSTDGAKIGSIGQVYADDENGQPTWATVKTGLFGTSESFVPLEGARVEGSDLVVPYTKDQVKDAPRVDADGHLEPTEEDRLYAHYGLGGQTYTEATTGRDADFAATDRTSGVAAGGYDTDARGTVGHDTSGPTTDDAMTRSEERLNVGTERQAAGRARLRKYITTENVTQTVPVQREEVRIEREPITDANRGDALSGPDLSEEEHEVILHEERPVIEKETVPVERVRLDKETVTDHVTVDEEIRKERIETDGDDNIRR from the coding sequence ATGCTCGCCAAGGAACATATCGACGACCTGCTCCAGCGCAACGGAAACATTGTTTCCACCGACGGAGCCAAGATCGGATCCATCGGCCAGGTCTACGCGGACGATGAGAACGGCCAGCCCACCTGGGCTACCGTCAAGACCGGCCTGTTCGGCACCTCGGAATCCTTTGTCCCGCTGGAAGGTGCCCGCGTTGAGGGCAGTGACCTCGTTGTCCCGTACACGAAGGACCAGGTCAAGGACGCCCCCCGGGTGGACGCCGACGGCCACCTCGAGCCGACGGAAGAGGACCGGCTCTACGCCCACTACGGCCTCGGCGGCCAGACCTACACGGAGGCAACAACCGGCCGTGACGCAGACTTTGCGGCTACTGACCGTACCTCGGGAGTTGCCGCCGGCGGCTACGACACCGACGCTCGTGGCACCGTGGGACATGACACGTCAGGCCCCACGACCGATGACGCCATGACCCGCTCTGAGGAGCGTCTGAACGTCGGCACGGAACGGCAGGCCGCCGGACGGGCCCGGCTGCGTAAGTACATCACCACGGAAAACGTCACTCAGACCGTTCCCGTGCAGCGCGAAGAAGTCCGGATTGAACGCGAACCCATCACGGACGCCAACCGCGGTGACGCGTTGTCCGGTCCGGACCTCAGCGAGGAAGAGCACGAAGTCATCCTCCACGAGGAGCGCCCTGTAATTGAGAAGGAAACCGTTCCGGTGGAGCGGGTCCGGCTCGACAAGGAAACCGTCACGGACCACGTGACCGTGGATGAGGAGATCCGCAAGGAGCGCATCGAAACCGACGGTGACGACAACATCCGGCGGTAG
- a CDS encoding phage holin family protein: MSSQIPEPPPTAAHAKADSASLGELLGDVTRDLSTLMRQEIELAKAELKQSGSRAGKGGGMLAGAGVAGHFVLLFLSIALWWGLGNLMGLGWSAVVVAIIWGIIAAVLASMGRKELKRIQGMPQTVETIQEIPPTLKPNEDNR, encoded by the coding sequence GTGAGCAGCCAGATACCGGAACCACCTCCCACGGCGGCTCACGCCAAGGCGGACTCCGCTTCTCTGGGGGAACTCCTGGGTGACGTCACCCGGGACCTCTCCACTCTGATGCGGCAGGAAATCGAGCTCGCCAAGGCCGAGCTGAAGCAGTCGGGCAGCAGGGCAGGCAAGGGCGGCGGCATGCTCGCCGGCGCCGGCGTGGCCGGCCACTTCGTGCTGCTGTTCCTCTCCATCGCGCTCTGGTGGGGCCTCGGCAACCTGATGGGCCTTGGCTGGTCCGCCGTCGTCGTAGCCATCATCTGGGGCATCATCGCCGCAGTGCTCGCGTCCATGGGCCGCAAGGAACTCAAGAGGATCCAAGGCATGCCCCAGACCGTCGAAACCATCCAGGAAATTCCGCCCACCCTGAAACCTAATGAGGACAACCGATGA
- a CDS encoding DUF3618 domain-containing protein, which produces MSENPDAIRADIEATRARLGTNVDAVADKVTPSNIVHRQTDKVKDAVFGVKDKIMGAADTATSNVHSATGNAGSAVGDARASIGSTMGDAGSAIADAPHQMAVKAQGNPLAAGLIAFGAGLLVSSLIPPSRKEREAADALKSAAEPVTTQLTEAAKDMAEGLKEPAQEAVENVKATATDAVQTVKEEGQGSVSDVKASATDAKDRVQNT; this is translated from the coding sequence ATGAGTGAAAACCCGGACGCCATCCGCGCCGACATTGAAGCCACCCGCGCACGCCTCGGTACCAACGTCGATGCGGTCGCCGACAAAGTGACACCGTCCAACATCGTCCACCGGCAGACCGACAAGGTCAAAGACGCCGTCTTCGGGGTAAAGGACAAGATCATGGGCGCCGCCGACACGGCAACCAGCAACGTCCACTCCGCCACCGGCAACGCCGGATCCGCGGTGGGAGACGCCCGGGCGTCCATCGGCTCGACGATGGGCGACGCCGGTTCAGCCATTGCCGACGCACCGCACCAGATGGCCGTAAAGGCACAGGGCAACCCTCTTGCCGCCGGTCTGATTGCTTTCGGCGCGGGGCTGCTCGTCTCCTCCCTGATCCCGCCGAGCCGGAAGGAACGCGAAGCCGCCGATGCACTGAAGAGCGCCGCAGAACCGGTCACCACCCAGCTGACGGAGGCCGCCAAGGACATGGCGGAGGGCCTGAAGGAACCGGCACAGGAAGCGGTGGAGAACGTCAAGGCCACCGCCACCGACGCCGTTCAGACGGTCAAGGAAGAAGGCCAGGGCAGCGTTTCGGACGTCAAGGCCAGCGCTACCGACGCCAAGGACCGCGTCCAGAACACCTGA
- a CDS encoding glycerophosphodiester phosphodiesterase family protein, translating to MTTDESRGVRPLVYAHRGASGAFAEHTRAAYLQAIADGADGVECDVHLTRDQHPVLLHDANLDRTSDGTGPVADRTLRELRQLDFSSWRGARIPAEYGGTSAQFLTLVELLAILRAADRDIGLAIEFKHPSPYQLRLEDRVLGVLRAEGWDPATSMLGRVKVSFMSFSPDAMKHLLKSVPAEALCQLLEDVDVADIRKGLRLGALTGGALANVMRSAHLESVRILDAGDVGMAGPGIEYLRGHQGIVRRWLDSGRRLRVWTVDEEDDIALCRDMGVHEITTNRPAEVLARLAMGSRPPG from the coding sequence ATGACGACCGACGAGTCCCGAGGCGTGCGTCCGCTTGTCTACGCCCACCGGGGCGCGAGCGGAGCCTTCGCGGAGCACACCCGCGCGGCCTACCTGCAGGCCATCGCCGACGGCGCCGACGGTGTCGAGTGCGACGTCCACCTTACGCGTGACCAGCACCCCGTGCTTTTGCATGACGCCAACCTGGACCGCACCTCTGACGGCACCGGCCCGGTCGCCGACCGGACCCTCCGCGAGCTCCGCCAGCTGGATTTCTCCTCCTGGCGCGGGGCCCGGATTCCCGCTGAGTACGGAGGCACCTCGGCGCAGTTCCTGACTCTCGTCGAGCTGCTGGCGATCCTCCGGGCGGCGGACCGGGACATCGGGCTGGCGATCGAGTTCAAGCACCCGAGCCCCTACCAGCTCAGGCTCGAGGACCGGGTCCTGGGCGTCCTGAGGGCCGAAGGGTGGGATCCGGCCACGTCGATGCTGGGACGCGTCAAGGTGTCCTTCATGAGCTTCAGCCCGGACGCGATGAAGCATTTGCTCAAGTCCGTTCCGGCGGAGGCGCTGTGCCAGCTCCTTGAGGACGTCGACGTCGCGGACATCCGCAAAGGACTGCGCCTCGGTGCGCTCACCGGCGGCGCGCTGGCCAACGTCATGAGGTCCGCGCACTTGGAGAGCGTCCGGATCCTTGACGCGGGCGACGTCGGCATGGCCGGGCCCGGCATCGAATATCTGCGCGGGCACCAGGGCATTGTCCGGCGCTGGCTCGACTCCGGCCGGCGGTTGCGGGTCTGGACGGTGGACGAGGAGGACGACATCGCCCTCTGCCGGGACATGGGCGTGCACGAAATCACCACGAACCGGCCCGCGGAAGTCCTCGCCCGGCTCGCCATGGGCAGCAGGCCGCCGGGCTGA
- a CDS encoding DUF445 domain-containing protein has translation MKLLAVSLLIAMAVIFLLAFALQNQYPWLEYVRAAAEGGMVGALADWFAVTALFKYPMGLKIPHTAIIPNRKDQIGASLGDFVETNFLSEQVVHEKLASMDIARKVGTWLSGPGGPERVAKEGAAVIRGAFTVLNDDDVQAVIESMVRKHLLTPPWGPPVGRLAQRIFDDGHHHALVDLLVDRTVDWVRDNHETVSRLVTDRSPTWVPNFVDGLVGDKVYVEILKFTKAVQDDPQHQVRLSIDTYLQDLAQDLQHEPVMIARAEGIKSQVLGDPEVRELASRTWGTIKKALLTAVDDPHSELTVKFKAAVHDFGTRLVVDSDLAGKVNKWIGDAAGYLVKTYRSDIAAVITDTVARWDGEETSQKIELQVGKDLQFIRINGTVVGALAGLAIFTVAHLLFG, from the coding sequence ATGAAGCTGCTGGCGGTGTCGCTGCTGATCGCGATGGCCGTCATCTTCCTGCTCGCGTTCGCCCTGCAGAACCAGTATCCGTGGCTCGAATACGTCCGGGCGGCGGCCGAGGGCGGCATGGTGGGCGCCCTCGCGGACTGGTTCGCCGTCACCGCCCTGTTCAAGTACCCCATGGGCCTCAAGATCCCGCACACGGCCATCATCCCGAACCGGAAGGACCAGATCGGCGCGTCGCTGGGCGACTTCGTCGAGACCAACTTCCTCTCCGAGCAGGTGGTCCACGAGAAGCTTGCCTCGATGGACATCGCCCGCAAGGTGGGAACCTGGCTGTCCGGACCGGGGGGCCCCGAGCGCGTGGCCAAGGAAGGCGCCGCGGTCATCCGTGGCGCGTTCACCGTCCTGAACGACGACGACGTCCAGGCCGTGATCGAGAGCATGGTCCGCAAGCATCTGCTGACCCCGCCGTGGGGACCTCCGGTGGGCCGCTTGGCGCAGCGGATCTTCGACGACGGGCACCATCACGCGCTGGTGGACCTGCTGGTCGACCGCACGGTGGACTGGGTCCGGGACAACCACGAGACCGTCAGCAGGCTCGTCACCGACCGCTCCCCCACGTGGGTGCCGAACTTCGTGGACGGTCTCGTGGGCGACAAGGTTTACGTGGAGATCCTGAAATTCACCAAGGCGGTGCAGGACGATCCCCAGCACCAGGTCCGGTTGTCCATCGACACGTACCTGCAGGACCTCGCCCAGGACCTGCAGCATGAACCGGTCATGATCGCCCGTGCCGAAGGGATCAAGTCCCAGGTCCTCGGCGACCCCGAGGTCCGGGAACTGGCCTCCCGCACCTGGGGCACCATCAAGAAGGCGCTGCTTACCGCCGTCGACGATCCGCACAGCGAGCTGACCGTGAAGTTCAAGGCCGCGGTACACGACTTCGGCACACGGCTGGTGGTTGATTCCGACCTCGCCGGCAAGGTGAATAAGTGGATCGGCGACGCCGCAGGCTACCTCGTGAAGACCTACCGCTCGGACATCGCCGCGGTGATCACCGATACCGTGGCGCGGTGGGACGGAGAGGAAACCTCACAGAAGATCGAGCTCCAGGTCGGCAAGGACCTGCAGTTCATCCGGATCAACGGCACCGTGGTGGGTGCCCTGGCCGGGCTCGCCATCTTCACCGTGGCGCACCTGCTGTTCGGCTGA
- a CDS encoding LamB/YcsF family protein, protein MDLNAGLGASFGTWAMGDDAAMLPLVTSASVACGVHAGDPVTMLDTCRAAYELDVRVGAHIGYPDLPGFGLRFLDMSFDDLFGSVLYQLGALDGVAHAVGASVDYVQMHGALYDRTVNDAEHASAVIAAIQAYDPGLPVLGFPGSELLALAADAGHPVFAEAFADRGYLPDGTLVPRSQEGSVLYDAGQIAERAVRLAVKGEIEAVDGTVLRLEAQSLRLGGEAPDSIATAGVVRTALEQAGVELESFA, encoded by the coding sequence TTGGATCTGAACGCCGGCCTCGGGGCATCCTTCGGCACGTGGGCCATGGGCGATGACGCCGCGATGCTCCCGCTTGTCACGAGCGCCAGCGTGGCGTGCGGGGTACATGCCGGGGATCCGGTGACCATGCTGGACACGTGCCGCGCGGCCTACGAGCTCGATGTCCGCGTGGGTGCCCACATCGGATACCCGGACCTTCCCGGCTTCGGCCTCCGGTTCCTGGACATGTCCTTCGATGATCTCTTTGGCTCGGTGCTGTACCAGCTCGGCGCCCTGGACGGGGTGGCCCACGCCGTCGGCGCCTCCGTGGACTACGTCCAGATGCACGGAGCCCTCTACGACCGGACGGTGAACGACGCCGAGCACGCGTCCGCCGTGATCGCCGCCATCCAGGCCTACGACCCGGGCCTTCCCGTGCTTGGCTTTCCGGGTTCCGAACTGCTTGCTCTCGCGGCGGACGCCGGCCACCCCGTCTTCGCCGAAGCCTTCGCCGACCGCGGCTACCTGCCCGACGGTACCCTTGTGCCGCGCTCGCAGGAAGGCTCCGTGCTGTACGACGCCGGGCAGATCGCCGAACGGGCCGTCCGCCTCGCGGTGAAGGGCGAGATCGAAGCTGTTGACGGCACGGTGCTACGGCTGGAAGCGCAATCGCTGCGCCTGGGCGGGGAGGCCCCCGATTCCATCGCCACGGCCGGCGTGGTCCGTACGGCCCTGGAGCAGGCCGGCGTCGAGCTGGAAAGTTTCGCTTAG
- a CDS encoding MFS transporter — translation MRAPRALRPFAHREYRVLIAALAISIFGSGMWAVAMVYQVLHLGGGPLELSLVATAGSVGLVVFLLGGGIAADRVPQRLLIIGVEGANLAVIASISGLSLLGWLQLWHLALGAFVLGVGAAFFFPAYSAILPRILPPEDLLAANGMEGTMRPILQQAAGPAVAGVLVAALSPSHAVTGVAACHLLAFAILNFLRPGARDPVPCEEPSDGAAPDRVHANSLLHDLREGVSYTLRTPWLLWTLLWACISVLFLIGPIEVLMPFVVRDQLEGDSRMFGFLLAVMGVGGAVASLATASFPLPRRYLSVMMVSWGAGTLPVAAVGIMDSFWAVAAALFVFGATGGVGMVIWGTLLQRRVPPHLLGRVSSLDFFVSLALMPVSMALAGPAAGVVPVWLIFLVAGAVCPLMAAVAMIVARMPRDELANPLEPSTKTGTDLVGN, via the coding sequence ATGCGCGCTCCGCGAGCCCTCCGCCCCTTCGCGCACCGGGAGTACCGGGTGCTGATCGCGGCGCTGGCCATCTCCATCTTCGGCTCCGGAATGTGGGCCGTGGCGATGGTTTATCAGGTGCTCCACCTTGGCGGGGGGCCGCTGGAGCTTTCGCTCGTGGCCACGGCCGGCAGCGTGGGACTCGTGGTGTTCCTGCTCGGCGGCGGCATTGCCGCGGACCGGGTCCCGCAGCGGCTCCTGATCATCGGCGTCGAGGGGGCCAACCTGGCCGTCATCGCCAGCATCAGCGGCCTGTCCCTGCTCGGCTGGCTGCAGCTCTGGCATCTGGCGCTCGGGGCGTTCGTGCTGGGCGTCGGGGCCGCGTTCTTCTTCCCGGCCTACTCCGCCATCCTGCCCCGGATCCTCCCGCCCGAGGACCTGCTGGCAGCCAATGGCATGGAAGGGACCATGCGCCCGATCCTGCAGCAGGCGGCCGGGCCCGCCGTTGCCGGCGTCCTGGTGGCGGCGCTTTCCCCGTCGCACGCGGTGACCGGCGTGGCGGCCTGCCACCTGCTGGCTTTCGCAATCCTGAACTTCCTCCGGCCCGGGGCCCGGGATCCGGTTCCGTGCGAGGAGCCTTCCGACGGCGCCGCGCCGGACCGGGTGCACGCCAACTCGCTGCTGCACGACCTCCGTGAAGGCGTGAGCTACACCCTCCGGACGCCCTGGTTGCTGTGGACCTTGCTGTGGGCCTGCATTTCGGTGCTGTTCCTGATCGGGCCGATCGAAGTGCTGATGCCGTTCGTGGTCCGGGACCAGCTGGAGGGCGACTCGCGGATGTTCGGTTTCCTGCTCGCGGTCATGGGCGTCGGGGGCGCGGTGGCTTCCCTCGCCACTGCATCCTTCCCCCTGCCGCGCCGCTATCTGAGCGTGATGATGGTTTCCTGGGGCGCGGGCACCCTGCCGGTCGCTGCCGTCGGGATCATGGACAGTTTCTGGGCCGTGGCCGCAGCCTTGTTCGTCTTCGGCGCCACCGGCGGCGTGGGCATGGTCATCTGGGGAACGCTGCTCCAGCGCCGGGTCCCGCCGCACCTGCTCGGCCGGGTTTCCAGCCTGGACTTCTTCGTGTCCCTGGCCCTCATGCCGGTCTCCATGGCTTTGGCCGGTCCCGCCGCCGGGGTGGTCCCGGTGTGGCTCATCTTCCTCGTCGCAGGCGCGGTGTGCCCGCTCATGGCTGCCGTGGCGATGATCGTTGCGCGGATGCCCCGCGACGAGCTCGCCAATCCGCTGGAGCCAAGCACGAAAACCGGGACGGACCTCGTCGGGAATTGA
- a CDS encoding glycoside hydrolase family 65 protein produces MALITSDRARFPNNPWQLVETVHVPGNAGTLETLFSLGNGHLGIRGAHWAAADSELPGSFINGFHETWDIKHAENAYGFARTGQRILYVPDANNFTVIIDGETLSLAESTVLDYRRSLDFATGVYECRVVWQCRSGATVTTTERRAVGYASRGALGISLELAADRDISADVTSSVINRQDQPVEDQSAHDPRRSGRHAGRVLLPVRLDGGDGSLRLSWETAESKQRIGLAVDHWTSAEVQPFDTQVHEDDSSVRYVLAVGADQPFVLEKSVSYAVGQSVEDLTDAAEAALRPVSEIFAESAAHYRDYWTTSDIEVAGQPELQQAVRWNLFQLAQATARADVAGIPAKGVSGSGYEGHYFWDQEVYLLPYLTYTNPANARQVLEFRHAMLPEAKVRAKELSVDGALFPWRTINGLEASAYYAAGTAQFHIAAAIAFATNRYNWASGDTEFQESLGSDLLIETARMWVSLGFFGKDGQFHIHGVTGPDEYTAVVNDNLYTNVMARFNLRAAAALDHPEIDDAERQLWEQAANRMQLPFDEDLQVHSQDNDFMTLEPWDWNMPRSKYPLLLNFHPLVIYRHQVLKQADTVLAMFLQWQEFTAEEKRRAFDFYDPITTGDSTLSACVQGIMAAEVGYGEAALDHFTHALFIDLDDTHGNTIDGVHIASSGGVWSSLVSGFAGLRDQGVVPYFDPRLPAGWDGLSFHLKIRGRLLHVDLEQGFINLTVLEGGPLEVEVRGELLTVDGETLRVTLAPVAAPEPTVFPSGPTTASIPVVRANS; encoded by the coding sequence ATGGCCCTCATCACCTCGGACCGCGCCAGGTTCCCCAACAACCCCTGGCAGCTCGTGGAGACCGTTCACGTGCCCGGCAACGCCGGCACGCTGGAGACCCTGTTCAGTCTCGGCAACGGCCACCTGGGCATCCGCGGCGCGCACTGGGCTGCGGCGGACAGCGAGCTGCCGGGCAGCTTCATCAACGGGTTCCATGAGACCTGGGACATCAAGCATGCGGAAAACGCCTACGGCTTTGCGCGCACCGGCCAGCGCATCCTGTACGTTCCCGACGCCAACAACTTCACAGTGATCATCGACGGCGAAACCCTGAGCTTGGCGGAATCCACGGTCCTGGACTACCGCCGCAGCCTCGATTTCGCCACCGGCGTGTACGAGTGCCGGGTCGTCTGGCAGTGCCGCTCGGGCGCCACCGTGACCACCACGGAACGCCGTGCTGTGGGCTATGCATCCCGCGGCGCACTCGGCATCTCCCTCGAGCTCGCTGCGGACCGGGACATCTCCGCGGACGTCACCTCGTCCGTCATCAACCGCCAGGACCAGCCGGTGGAGGACCAGTCGGCGCACGACCCGCGCCGGTCCGGCCGGCACGCCGGGCGGGTCCTCCTGCCGGTCCGTCTCGACGGCGGCGACGGTTCCTTGCGTCTGTCGTGGGAAACTGCGGAATCGAAACAGCGGATCGGCCTGGCTGTGGACCACTGGACATCTGCGGAGGTCCAACCTTTCGACACCCAGGTACACGAGGACGACAGCAGCGTCCGCTACGTCCTGGCCGTTGGTGCGGACCAGCCCTTCGTGCTGGAGAAAAGCGTCAGCTACGCGGTCGGGCAATCAGTCGAGGACTTGACGGACGCCGCTGAAGCCGCCCTGAGGCCCGTCAGCGAGATCTTTGCCGAAAGCGCCGCCCACTACCGGGACTACTGGACCACGAGCGACATCGAGGTGGCCGGGCAGCCCGAGCTGCAGCAGGCGGTCCGCTGGAACCTCTTCCAGCTTGCCCAGGCCACTGCACGTGCGGATGTCGCCGGCATCCCGGCGAAGGGGGTCAGTGGCTCCGGCTACGAGGGCCACTACTTCTGGGACCAGGAAGTCTACCTGCTGCCCTACCTGACCTACACCAACCCGGCGAACGCGCGCCAGGTCCTTGAATTCCGCCACGCGATGCTGCCCGAGGCCAAGGTCCGCGCCAAGGAGCTGAGCGTCGATGGAGCCCTCTTTCCCTGGCGGACCATCAACGGGCTCGAAGCCAGTGCCTACTATGCCGCCGGCACGGCCCAGTTCCACATTGCCGCGGCGATCGCCTTCGCAACCAACCGGTACAACTGGGCCAGCGGTGACACGGAGTTCCAGGAATCCCTCGGCTCCGACCTGTTGATCGAGACCGCCCGGATGTGGGTATCGCTGGGCTTCTTCGGCAAGGACGGGCAGTTCCACATCCACGGCGTCACCGGACCGGACGAGTACACCGCCGTCGTCAACGACAACCTGTATACCAACGTGATGGCGCGCTTCAACCTGCGGGCCGCCGCGGCGCTGGACCACCCGGAGATCGACGACGCCGAACGCCAGCTCTGGGAGCAGGCCGCCAACCGCATGCAGCTGCCTTTCGACGAGGACCTGCAGGTGCACTCACAGGACAACGACTTCATGACCCTGGAGCCGTGGGACTGGAACATGCCGCGGTCCAAGTACCCGCTGCTGCTGAACTTCCACCCGTTGGTGATCTACCGGCACCAGGTCCTCAAGCAGGCAGACACAGTGCTCGCCATGTTCCTGCAGTGGCAGGAATTTACGGCCGAGGAAAAGCGCCGCGCTTTCGATTTCTACGATCCGATCACCACCGGCGACTCCACCCTGTCCGCCTGCGTTCAAGGCATCATGGCGGCCGAGGTCGGTTATGGCGAGGCCGCGCTTGACCACTTCACGCACGCCCTGTTCATCGACCTCGACGACACCCACGGCAACACGATCGACGGCGTCCACATCGCCTCCAGCGGCGGCGTGTGGAGCTCGCTGGTCAGCGGCTTCGCCGGGCTCCGGGATCAAGGCGTTGTGCCCTATTTCGACCCGCGGCTCCCTGCCGGATGGGACGGGCTGTCCTTCCACCTGAAGATCCGGGGCAGGCTGCTGCATGTGGACCTGGAACAGGGATTCATCAACCTGACGGTCCTGGAGGGCGGCCCGCTGGAGGTCGAGGTGCGCGGCGAACTGCTGACGGTGGACGGAGAAACACTCCGGGTGACCCTGGCGCCTGTCGCCGCGCCTGAGCCTACGGTCTTTCCCAGCGGTCCCACGACGGCGTCGATCCCGGTCGTTCGCGCCAATTCCTGA